The genomic DNA GCACGCCAACCTGCTCTACCGCCGCAACAACCAGCCGCAACTGGTGGCGGAGGGCGGCGAAATCATCGGCGAGCGCCTTGACCGCTTCACGTTGCTGGTCGGTTATTCCGGGCGCATTTTTCCCCAATCAACGCTCATCGTGGACTTCGTGCGCGAGCAGCTACCCCTGCGTGGCCAGTTAGGCTCGTCGGTAGAGGCCGGCCTGCGCCGACAGATGAATCCGCGCATGGTCATGTCGGGCGGGGTCGCGGTGGGTGTGGGTACCGATGCGGACAAGTACCGCCTCAACCTGGCCATTCAGCAGTCGTTCTAATGCGCGGCGGCTGGTAGCTAAGACCGGTCGCCGCCTATTTTTCTTCTTAACTCCTTTTTCCATGCTTACCCGTCAATCGCTGCTACTGTGGTGGGGGCTCACCGTCACGGTGGCCTACCTGCTGACTGAATACTTTGGCCACACGATGGAACACGGCCACCATGCCGTGCTCTATACCTGGACCGCCGCCATGCTGGTGCCGGTGGCTCTCACGCTGGGGCTGGGCGGCCGGGCCAATGCCTTGGTGTGGGTGTGGGCCGGGGCCACGGTGCTGGCGATGGTCGAAAACTTCGGAGCCCACGCCTCTGAATCCAAGCCGCTGATGCAGTTCAGCTTTCATACGCTGTGGTTCTTGTTTGGGGCTGTCGGCTTCGCCTACACTGCCGCTGTGGTCGAGGGTAGCACCCGCAAGCGGCTCTACGCCGTTGCCGCGCTGCTCAACCTCATCGGAGCAGGTCTGCTGCTGGTCAACCACGACTTTTTGAAGGGCTACCAGTTTATTGTATTGGCCCTGATTCAGGGCGTGCCGATGCTGCTCGACGTACCGCTGCGCCGACAGCACGAGGCACAGGCGGGGTAGGAGGCCGGCTCGGCTGACTTTTTCCTGTTCGTTTATATTTCATCGATTCACTCATGGCCATTCAATTCATTTTCGCCCCCGACCTGCTGGCTTCCCTGCGCTGGTACGCTGATGTGCTCAACCTGCCCGAAGAGGCTATGCAAGCCGACCCGCCCACGCTCCAGGTACCCGGTGCCGACACGCTGGTATTCTCCACGCAGGGCCGGCCGGGGTCGCACGTTCTCCCGGTTGGTTCGGCCGCTACCGCCCGGCAGCGGTTTGAGCACCGCCCGCTGGTACCGGGCGAAAATCAGGGGCGGATAGTGGCGGCCGGCCCCGGTCACCTCTCCCTGATTGACCCGGCCAACAACCAACTCACGCTCCTGGAGCCGGACAGCGGGGGGCTAACCTCCTGAATACCAGGCTTTAAAGCGCCGGCCTACGGATTAGGCAGATTCCTTGGCAGTCAAGCCAACACACTTCTCTCTTCTAATCTATTTTTTCGTCCTAATGGAACACAAAACCCCTTACTCCCGCTTTTTTCTGATGCTGGGCACCTCCCTGGTGGCCATGTACGCCGTGATGTACCTGAACGTCTACGAGTGGGACCACGTGTATTTCAGCCTCACCCGCGTATATATGGCCCTGCTCATGCTAGTGCCGATGACCCTGATTATGATGGGTTTTATGTGGAGTATGTACCCTAACAAGCAGGGCAACGCCCTGATTATGGGGGGTAGCCTAGTAGCCTTCGTGGTGGTCATCATTATGGTGCGCTCCCAAACCTTTATTGGCGACACACTCTGGATGAAGGCCATGATTCCGCACCACTCCATTGCCATCATGGTCAGCAAGCGTGCGGATATCAAGGACCCGGAGGTGCGCCAGCTGGCCGACAGCATCATTGCGGCCCAAGAGCGCGAAATTAAGCAGATGCAGCGGATGCTGGCCCGGCTGGAACGGGCGCGGGTCGCGCAGTAGCCAGCGTCATCCGGGGGCAGACCCGGAAACAGCGCCAGTAGTTAGGGGATTATGGTCAACCGAAAAACCGGGGTAAGTAGCTAATAATCTGCGCGCTCTGCTGGTTTGCGCCGTTATTCTTGAGGTGCTGACAGGGGCGGATAAGTTATTGATTGATGTTACGCAAGGCTCATCCACCCGGACCGTGCGCGAGCTAAAGCCGAGGGCATCACCAAGCTGGCCATGCGCTCGGGCGATAGAGAAGAGACACGCGGGTACGATGTGGGAAGCGGTGTTTGCCGACGTGGGCGTGGCTTTGCTGGCCATTTTGAACGCCGTGCTCATTCGGCGCATGAATCTTCTCTCGCCTCCCACCTTGCCGCTGGCCGCCAACCGATAGCCTCGACTTGCCTGCCGCGTCTTTCGCCTAATACCAGTACCC from Hymenobacter psoromatis includes the following:
- a CDS encoding DUF305 domain-containing protein, producing MEHKTPYSRFFLMLGTSLVAMYAVMYLNVYEWDHVYFSLTRVYMALLMLVPMTLIMMGFMWSMYPNKQGNALIMGGSLVAFVVVIIMVRSQTFIGDTLWMKAMIPHHSIAIMVSKRADIKDPEVRQLADSIIAAQEREIKQMQRMLARLERARVAQ